The following DNA comes from Streptomyces sp. NBC_00690.
CAGCGAGCTCGACGTCCGAGGGTGCCGTTGCACACGGGACGCCGTCATCCGCAACGGCCGTACGGGAACGATCCCGGCCTGACGGCAGGGGGACGCCGTGCCTCCGGGCGCCAGGAGTGCCCCGGCACGGGGAGTGCGCGCGGGCGGGGTGCGCGGGTGCGGGGTGCGCGGGCGGGGAGAACGTCGTACGCCGGACAGAACGGCGGCCAGAAAGAGGCAGGAAGCCGGCAGGACGGCGCGGTCAGACGAGCCGGACGGGCTTCTCGGGGCGAACGCCCGTCCTGGTCAGCCAGGCCCGCAGCGGTCCGGGATCGCCGTCCTCCGTCAGGCTCAGCACCGGCGACATCAGATCGGCCGAGCGCTCGCCCCGTATCAGCAGGGCCGGCCCGTCCAACCAGTCCAGCCCGGGAGCAGCACCCGCGGTGTCCACAGCGGCACAGCAGACCATCGCGGTGACATGGTCGGCGAGCAGTTCCCGCCCCGTGCGCGGGGGCTGTAGGGGGAAGAGCGGTAGCGGGTCGGCACCCCAGCCGTTCAACGCGTCGCCCTGGCTCCGCACCACGGGAAGACTGGCCGCCGCCTCCTCCCGCGCGACCTCGGCGCTGATGCCGGCCGCGAGGTTCTCCCCGACTTCGGGGGCCGGCCGCCCCAGGTGGGTGATCACCCGGGCGAGCGTCGGACCGTGGGGGCCTTCCGAAGGCGTCACACCGAGACCGTCCAGCACGCGATGGAGCCGGGCCGCCTCCGTACGCCACTTCCGGTCCACGACCTCCTCCGGATACTCCTGCCAACCAACCGGTGACCAGTTGACGCCGGTCTCCGCAGGGCCTCCGTGGAAGAGGCGGGCCGCCAGGAGGGACGCGGCCTCGTCCACGGCACCGGGCTCTTCCAGCAGATCGCAGGCGGGGCGCTCCCCGAGTCGGGAGGTGAAGCCCTCGGCGAGCCGGTCGCGCCGGGACAGTTCGGTGAGCGCGGAGACCACTCCGGCATCCAACCGGGAGGGCCAGCGGCCCATCCGCCAGGCCGGCAGGGCAACCCTGGTCAGGAGTCTGTCCCAGCCCGCGTAGGCCAGTCCGACCTGCTCCTGGGCGACGATCCGCAGACCGTAGTCCACCGCTTGGGCCCGCTCGGACGCGGCTACGGCCACCCCCCGTTCCATCTCCCCCGCGTAGGTGTGACAACTGCGCAGCAGCATGCGGGATATGGGGCCGATGAAAGCGAAGGCCAGCCGTCCCAGCAGTCGCCGCGGGGTCGATCGGACGGCTCGTTGCGCGGAGTCCGACGCCAGTGCGACCGCAGCGTCCAACCCTCGTACGAAACGTCGGGCGGCGGCTATGTCCGGGTGCGCGGACGGCGCGGTCCCCGCGACGACGGGAGCCAGCACGGCCCGCAACTCGGCCACGCGCATCCACCACAGGAAGGGGGAGCCGATGACCAGCACCGGCGCCTCCGTCGAACGCCGTACACGGGGGCCGCTGCGCACCACATGTCGAAGGGAGTGCGCCGGGTGTGTGCGGTCCTCCAGCCAGCTGTCGCAGTCGGGGGTGAGCGCCAGCGCGGAGGGCGGGGGCACATCGAGCCGCTCGGCCAGGTCCCGCACCAGGCGGTAGAGGTCGGGGGCGGATCTCTCGGGGAGCTCGACGGTGGGGCTCAGCGCGGGCTCGGCGCGCACGATCACCGCTGCGACCGCCACGGCGAGCACCAGCACGACCAGCGCGCACACCGAGCTGACCCAGCGTGCGGTGTCCCAGCCGCTCCCGCTCATATGACCGGTCACACCGCCGGCGAACAACACCACGGCCACCGCGGCGGGCAGCAGGGCGACCGCCACTGCCCTGCTGCGGATGCGCAATACGGCGAGCGCGCGCAATCGCGCGGCCTGCGAGCCGATCGACTCGCCCATACCGGTACCGGACACGCCGGTCCTCACCCCCTCTGCATGGCGACGGTGAAGGTCACTCCCCCACTGTGACACCCGTCACTGACATCGCAATGCCGATGAGCCAAGTGCCGGAACGCTTGCGCCGCACCATAGTTGGGGTGCCGGCGGTCGTCATCCAGATGGCTCAGTCGTCACTCGATGGAATGGCCTTGGGCAAAGGTGAGGACGGGCTGAGAAGGCGCTGGGTTCGCTCCCGGATCGCACGGTTTCTCCCACCCTCCGCGCTCGCCCGGAGTCGCTCCGTAGTGGGCGCGGGCTCGCATGCGGAGTGCGGAGACGGGCAGGCACCGTCACCGTTCGCCCTCAATGGGCCCATCGACGGCGCACGCGTCGCGGACGGTCGCTTGTTCCGTCACGCCCGCACGCACGCACGCATCCAGACGAGGCACAGGGTTCGGTCTCGCGGAGGTCGGCGGCAACACCCCGAGGAGTGCCGCCGCCCCGCTGCATCAGCCCTCGATCAGCCCTCGGCGACCGCGCGGGCGATGTCCGTCCGGTGCTGGGAGCCGTCGAGCCTGATCCGGGCGACGGCCCGGTAGGCCCGCTCGCGGGCCTCGCTGAGATCCTTGCCGGTCGCGGTGACTGACAGCACCCGCCCGCCCGCACTCACGACCGCATCGCCGTCATGCTTGGTACCGGCGTGCAGGACATACGCATGGGGCGCATCCTGCGCCGCGACCTCGTCCAGCCCCTCGATGGGGTCGCCGGTGCGCGGGGTGTCCGGGTAGTTGTGGGAAGCGATGACCACGGTCACCGCCGCCTCGTCGTGCCAGCGCAGCGGAGGCTCGTCGACGAGCGTGCCCTTGGCCGCGTGCAGCAGCACCCCCGCGAGCGGAGTGCGCAGCCGTGCCAGCACCACCTGGGTCTCGGGGTCACCGAAGCGGGCGTTGAACTCGATCACCCGTACGCCACGGGAGGTGATCGCAAGACCCGCGTACAGCAGCCCCGAGAACGGTGTACCGCGGCGGCGCATCTCGTCGACGGTGGGCTGGAGCACCGTCGTCATGACCTCGTCCACCAGCTTGGGATCGGCCCAGGGCAGCGGTGAGTACGCGCCCATGCCACCGGTGTTGGGGCCTTCGTCACCGTCCAGAGCACGCTTGAAGTCCTGGGCGGGGGTCAGCGGAAGGACCGTCTTGCCATCGGTGATGGCGAACAGGGAGACCTCGGGGCCGTCGAGGTACTCCTCGATGACGACCGCGCCGCCGCAGGCGATGGCGTGGTCACGGGCCTCGGTCAGATCAGAGGTGACGACGACGCCCTTACCAGCGGCGAGACCGTCGTCCTTCACCACGTAAGGAGGCCCGAAGGCGTCCAACGCGGCGTCGATCTCCTGTGTGTTCGTACAGACGTAGCTACGGGCCGTGGGCACTCCCGCGGCGGCCATGACGTCCTTCGCGAACGCCTTGGAGCCTTCCAGCTCCGCAGCCTCGCGAGACGGTCCGAAGCAGGGGATGCCAGCGGTGCGCACGGCATCGGCGACACCGGCGACCAGCGGTGCCTCCGGGCCGACGACGACGAGTCCGACCTCCAGTCGGACAGCGAGTCGGGCGACTGCGTCGCCGTCGAGGGCGTCGACCGGGTGCAGCTCCGCGATCTCGCCGATGCCGGCGTTTCCGGGCGCGCAGTGCACAGCGGTGACGTCGGGGTCGAGGGAGAGAGAGCGGCACAGGGCGTGTTCGCGGGCGCCGCCGCCGATGACGAGGACCTTCACGCCCGTCAGCCTAACCGCCGCGGACCGTGCTCTCGTACGGCCCTCCGAGCAGAGGCGTCCTATTCGTTCGTGTATTCCTCCACGACAGTGGCCCCCAGCTCACGCACGATGAGGTCATGGCCCGAGAGTGCGGACTCCACCAGATCCGGATCGTCGTCCTCGGGGACGTCGTCCTCGGGCGAGACCGGCGGCGGAGTGTGCACGGGAGCAGGACGCGGGGGCTCGGAGGCCACCGGTCTGGACGGCGCGGGCTGGCTCGGACGCTGCTCCTGCGCGGCAGGAGGTTGACTCGAAGGTCCGGCCGACCCGGATGACGGACCGCCGGAGCCGCTCTGGGGCGCCGCCGAAGGCGCGGGAGCGGGACGCTGCGCGGGCGCACCCGACCCCGACCCGTATCCGGCCGGAGCGGGACGGCCTCCGCCGAACCCGGAACCGCCACCGGCGGGACCGGAGGTGCCGGGACCCCCCGTACCGCCTGAGGGGTCGATGATCGCTTCGATCTTCCACTGCACGTGGAACTGCTCCGAGAGCGCCTGTCGGAGCACTTCCTCGCTCCCACTGCTCGCGAAGTTGTCCCGCGCGCCGGCGTTGAGGAAGCCGAGTTGGAGCGTGGTGCCGTCGAAGCCTGCCACCTGTGCGTTCTGGCTGAGGAGGATCCAGGTGAAGCGACGGCGGTTCTTGACCGCTTCCAGGATCTCGGGCCACATGTTGCGCACCTGGCCGGCGCCCTGAGCCATGACGGGAGCGGATGGTGGCGCTGCGGCGGCCCGGGCGGGCGCGGAAACCTGCGGGGCGGGGGCCGGAGCTGCGGCCGGTCGGGGCCCCTGCCCGGGGGCGGACGCGGTGGGCCAGGCACCGGGGCGGGCCCCGGCCGCCGACGGCTGGGCGGGCTGCGCCTCGGCGGGCGGGGACGGGGCGACTGGGGCCGGCGGAGGGGTGGCGTGCGCGGGAGGCGCCGTCTGCGCCGGGGGTGCCGGCTGCACGGGTGCGGCGGGTCGGGACACCGGACCGTCCGGACCGGGCATATGGGCGTGCATCTGCGGGCCGGGGACATAGCCCACGGGCGGTCCACCACCGGCACCGGCGGAGCCCACAGCGGCGGCCCCGCGCTCCAGACGATCGAGCCGGGCCTGAGTGGAACGCTCGTCGTCGTACGCGGCGGGAAGCAGCACCCGCGCACAGATCAACTCCAACTGGAGCCTCGGCGAAGTCGAACCGCGCATCTCGGTGAGGCCGGTGTTGACCAGATCGGCGGCGCGACTCAGTTCGGCCGCACCGAACACGGACGCCTGGGCCACCATTCGCTCCACGACATCGGCGGGGGCGTCGATCAATCCCTTCTCCCCC
Coding sequences within:
- the purD gene encoding phosphoribosylamine--glycine ligase, translating into MKVLVIGGGAREHALCRSLSLDPDVTAVHCAPGNAGIGEIAELHPVDALDGDAVARLAVRLEVGLVVVGPEAPLVAGVADAVRTAGIPCFGPSREAAELEGSKAFAKDVMAAAGVPTARSYVCTNTQEIDAALDAFGPPYVVKDDGLAAGKGVVVTSDLTEARDHAIACGGAVVIEEYLDGPEVSLFAITDGKTVLPLTPAQDFKRALDGDEGPNTGGMGAYSPLPWADPKLVDEVMTTVLQPTVDEMRRRGTPFSGLLYAGLAITSRGVRVIEFNARFGDPETQVVLARLRTPLAGVLLHAAKGTLVDEPPLRWHDEAAVTVVIASHNYPDTPRTGDPIEGLDEVAAQDAPHAYVLHAGTKHDGDAVVSAGGRVLSVTATGKDLSEARERAYRAVARIRLDGSQHRTDIARAVAEG
- a CDS encoding DNA polymerase III subunit gamma and tau translates to MSSLALYRRYRPESFAEVIGQEHVTDPLQQALRNNRVNHAYLFSGPRGCGKTTSARILARCLNCEQGPTPTPCGKCQSCQDLARNGPGSIDVIEIDAASHGGVDDARDLREKAFFGPASSRYKIYIIDEAHMVTPQGFNALLKVVEEPPEHLKFIFATTEPEKVIGTIRSRTHHYPFRLVPPGTLRDYLGEVCGKEDIPVADGVLPLVVRAGAGSVRDSMSVMDQLLAGATEEGVTYAMATGLLGYTDGSLLDAVVDAFASGDGAAAFEIVDRIIEGGNDPRRFVADLLERLRDLVILAAVPDAGEKGLIDAPADVVERMVAQASVFGAAELSRAADLVNTGLTEMRGSTSPRLQLELICARVLLPAAYDDERSTQARLDRLERGAAAVGSAGAGGGPPVGYVPGPQMHAHMPGPDGPVSRPAAPVQPAPPAQTAPPAHATPPPAPVAPSPPAEAQPAQPSAAGARPGAWPTASAPGQGPRPAAAPAPAPQVSAPARAAAAPPSAPVMAQGAGQVRNMWPEILEAVKNRRRFTWILLSQNAQVAGFDGTTLQLGFLNAGARDNFASSGSEEVLRQALSEQFHVQWKIEAIIDPSGGTGGPGTSGPAGGGSGFGGGRPAPAGYGSGSGAPAQRPAPAPSAAPQSGSGGPSSGSAGPSSQPPAAQEQRPSQPAPSRPVASEPPRPAPVHTPPPVSPEDDVPEDDDPDLVESALSGHDLIVRELGATVVEEYTNE